One genomic window of Pungitius pungitius chromosome 11, fPunPun2.1, whole genome shotgun sequence includes the following:
- the phf1 gene encoding PHD finger protein 1 isoform X2 — protein MGGVSEGDDVLARWSDGLLYLGNVKRVDGVKQSCLVRFEDNSEFWVLRKDIHSFAAGVEEVCCICDAPPLKEPLVNCLKCRHGYHAECHTPAIEPEADSDSWICRQCVFAVATKRGGALKRGRFARLMQFMKLRLPYQLSSLDWDPQHLTNQQQCYCYCAGPGEWNLKMLQCGSCGQWFHEACTQCLTKPLLYGDRFYQFQCSVCTKGPETIQRLPMTWMDLAHLVLYHLSLCCKRKYFDFDHEILSFTNENWDSLLLGALSDTPRQDRCHNLLNALNSHKDRFVSGKEIKKKKCLFGLQVRAPPPLTSDSSPLITDQPINITHRRSPLSLPCQRRVGGSESRKSKRRIMETQAGPPAAAANPIELLPCCHGYAGGANLCSARRSEEELGLSSPPKRMYALYHSTYSGNAALPRGLQHYNSAEDTCRVPPPCFPYPLNSNGSHHHHHPHPHQHQHQHQHSHQHQPGQKQPEPLILRDVPPYQAGMGVGGGVGGGGGGGGGGGGGVVVGGGDGTGARSWGGGEAVRILARRVTPDGKVQYLVEWENVNLC, from the exons ATGGGGGGAGTAAGTGAAGGAGATGATGTGTTGGCTCGATGGAGTGATGGACTACTGTACCTCGGCAATGTGAAAAGA gtagACGGAGTCAAGCAAAGTTGTCTGGTGAGATTCGAGGACAACTCGGAGTTCTGGGTGCTGAGGAAGGACATTCACTCGT TCGCTGCCGGAGTGGAAGAAGTTTGCTGTATATGCGACGCTCCTCCTCTTAAAGAACCCCTCGTAAATTGTCTTAAATGTCGGCACG GTTATCACGCAGAGTGCCACACGCCAGCCATCGAACCGGAGGCCGACAGCGATTCGTGGATATGTCGGCAATGTGTCTTTGCAGTCGCAACCAAG AGAGGCGGGGCGCTGAAGCGGGGACGCTTCGCCCGGCTCATGCAGTTCATGAAACTCCGGCTTCCCTACCAGCTGTCGTCTCTGGACTGGGACCCGCAGCATCTGACCAATCAGCAGCAGTGCTACTGCTACTGCGCCGGGCCTGGAGA GTGGAACCTGAAGATGTTGCAGTGTGGAAGCTGTGGCCAGTGGTTCCACGAGGCCTGCACACAATGTCTAACCAAGCCACTGCTGTATGGAGACAG GTTTTATCAGTTCCAGTGCTCAGTGTGTACGAAGGGACCGGAGACCATCCAAAGACTACCCATGACCTG GATGGATTTGGCTCATTTAGTGCTCTACCATCTCTCGCTGTGCTGCAAGAGGAAATACTTTGATTTTGACCATGAAATCCTGTCCTTCACCAACGAGAACTGGGACTCGTTGCTCCTGGGCGCG CTCTCTGACACGCCGCGGCAGGACCGCTGTCACAATCTCCTCAACGCTCTGAACTCCCACAAGGACAG GTTCGTCTCCGGGAAGGAgatcaagaagaagaagtgtcTTTTTGGGCTTCAGGTGCGAGCCCCGCCTCCGCTGACGTCCGACTCGTCGCCCCTCATCACCGACCAGCCTATCAACATCACGCACCGGAGGAG CCCATTGTCACTACCCTGCCAGAGGAGAGTGGGGGGGTCGGAGTCGCGTAAATCGAAGCGTCGCATCATGGAGACACAG GCTGGTCCACCCGCGGCCGCTGCCAACCCCATTGAGCTGCTGCCATGTTGCCATGGCTACGCGGGAGGGGCCAACCTCTGCAGCGCcaggaggtcagaggaggagctCGGTTTGAG CTCTCCCCCCAAGCGGATGTACGCTCTGTACCACAGCACGTACAGCGGAAACGCTGCCCTCCCCAGGGGCCTCCAGCACTACAACAG CGCGGAGGACACCTGCAGAGTCCCGCCCCCTTGCTTCCCATACCCCCTCAACTCCAACGgcagccaccaccaccaccacccccaccctcaccagcaccagcaccagcaccagcactcCCACCAGCACCAGCCGGGGCAGAAGCAGCCGGAGCCCCTCATCCTGCGCGACGTACCCCCGTACCAGGCCGGTATGGGCGTAGGGGGCGGCgtaggcggaggaggaggaggaggaggaggaggaggaggtggggtggTTGTcggagggggggacgggacgggggCCAGGAGCtggggaggaggcgaggcggTGAGGATCTTGGCGAGGCGCGTCACACCCGACGGGAAGGTGCAGTACCTTGTGGAGTGGGAGAACGTGAATTTGTGCTGA
- the phf1 gene encoding PHD finger protein 1 isoform X1 translates to MGGVSEGDDVLARWSDGLLYLGNVKRVDGVKQSCLVRFEDNSEFWVLRKDIHSFAAGVEEVCCICDAPPLKEPLVNCLKCRHGYHAECHTPAIEPEADSDSWICRQCVFAVATKRGGALKRGRFARLMQFMKLRLPYQLSSLDWDPQHLTNQQQCYCYCAGPGEWNLKMLQCGSCGQWFHEACTQCLTKPLLYGDRFYQFQCSVCTKGPETIQRLPMTWMDLAHLVLYHLSLCCKRKYFDFDHEILSFTNENWDSLLLGALSDTPRQDRCHNLLNALNSHKDRFVSGKEIKKKKCLFGLQVRAPPPLTSDSSPLITDQPINITHRRSPLSLPCQRRVGGSESRKSKRRIMETQAGPPAAAANPIELLPCCHGYAGGANLCSARRSEEELGLSSPPKRMYALYHSTYSGNAALPRGLQHYNSAEDTCRVPPPCFPYPLNSNGSHHHHHPHPHQHQHQHQHSHQHQPGQKQPEPLILRDVPPYQAGMGVGGGVGGGGGGGGGGGGGVVVGGGDGTGARSWGGGEAVRILARRVTPDGKCLFGLRTCRLVCRPESTNQTTER, encoded by the exons ATGGGGGGAGTAAGTGAAGGAGATGATGTGTTGGCTCGATGGAGTGATGGACTACTGTACCTCGGCAATGTGAAAAGA gtagACGGAGTCAAGCAAAGTTGTCTGGTGAGATTCGAGGACAACTCGGAGTTCTGGGTGCTGAGGAAGGACATTCACTCGT TCGCTGCCGGAGTGGAAGAAGTTTGCTGTATATGCGACGCTCCTCCTCTTAAAGAACCCCTCGTAAATTGTCTTAAATGTCGGCACG GTTATCACGCAGAGTGCCACACGCCAGCCATCGAACCGGAGGCCGACAGCGATTCGTGGATATGTCGGCAATGTGTCTTTGCAGTCGCAACCAAG AGAGGCGGGGCGCTGAAGCGGGGACGCTTCGCCCGGCTCATGCAGTTCATGAAACTCCGGCTTCCCTACCAGCTGTCGTCTCTGGACTGGGACCCGCAGCATCTGACCAATCAGCAGCAGTGCTACTGCTACTGCGCCGGGCCTGGAGA GTGGAACCTGAAGATGTTGCAGTGTGGAAGCTGTGGCCAGTGGTTCCACGAGGCCTGCACACAATGTCTAACCAAGCCACTGCTGTATGGAGACAG GTTTTATCAGTTCCAGTGCTCAGTGTGTACGAAGGGACCGGAGACCATCCAAAGACTACCCATGACCTG GATGGATTTGGCTCATTTAGTGCTCTACCATCTCTCGCTGTGCTGCAAGAGGAAATACTTTGATTTTGACCATGAAATCCTGTCCTTCACCAACGAGAACTGGGACTCGTTGCTCCTGGGCGCG CTCTCTGACACGCCGCGGCAGGACCGCTGTCACAATCTCCTCAACGCTCTGAACTCCCACAAGGACAG GTTCGTCTCCGGGAAGGAgatcaagaagaagaagtgtcTTTTTGGGCTTCAGGTGCGAGCCCCGCCTCCGCTGACGTCCGACTCGTCGCCCCTCATCACCGACCAGCCTATCAACATCACGCACCGGAGGAG CCCATTGTCACTACCCTGCCAGAGGAGAGTGGGGGGGTCGGAGTCGCGTAAATCGAAGCGTCGCATCATGGAGACACAG GCTGGTCCACCCGCGGCCGCTGCCAACCCCATTGAGCTGCTGCCATGTTGCCATGGCTACGCGGGAGGGGCCAACCTCTGCAGCGCcaggaggtcagaggaggagctCGGTTTGAG CTCTCCCCCCAAGCGGATGTACGCTCTGTACCACAGCACGTACAGCGGAAACGCTGCCCTCCCCAGGGGCCTCCAGCACTACAACAG CGCGGAGGACACCTGCAGAGTCCCGCCCCCTTGCTTCCCATACCCCCTCAACTCCAACGgcagccaccaccaccaccacccccaccctcaccagcaccagcaccagcaccagcactcCCACCAGCACCAGCCGGGGCAGAAGCAGCCGGAGCCCCTCATCCTGCGCGACGTACCCCCGTACCAGGCCGGTATGGGCGTAGGGGGCGGCgtaggcggaggaggaggaggaggaggaggaggaggaggtggggtggTTGTcggagggggggacgggacgggggCCAGGAGCtggggaggaggcgaggcggTGAGGATCTTGGCGAGGCGCGTCACACCCGACGGGAAG
- the rgl2 gene encoding LOW QUALITY PROTEIN: ral guanine nucleotide dissociation stimulator-like 2 (The sequence of the model RefSeq protein was modified relative to this genomic sequence to represent the inferred CDS: deleted 1 base in 1 codon), with product MLPRNMRTGGCDLPGVESTDVPLIGYRPLQPDSEGNRSQSRRGSGVDEWEASQAEPSPMKTTWYCPLELSTVVEEQDDGVIYTVVVKQQHGAPTSPASASRSQCVKAGTEEKLVLHLLHSFSTGDSSFITIFLSTYRSFTSTGRVLDILTDRLENPPGGDERSRMRQSFNRAVCTVFSTWLSEYPEDFESLEEPSRLLRLAPLLPRDSSSAAELSARVLAIAEALSEKGPLREARKDPSGLAGPPPDASRFEPTSVLGFPAATIAEQLTKIETELFVRLVPYHCLGSLWSQRDKKGREGVCWSVRATIRQFNKLANAVLEFEVLAQIRLLQSSCKNCVFTADEAFARWYQSVPSLTEAESYRLSNEIEAPGEPSPRGLPPSVVITQCPDLSTSRSSLTGDSDSLFDFPSPVNNLLSKLTKHMKSPSVSCLDVDTSPSSTNESTPAALTPSAPAKSHRRSVSCGNNPPNNIQGSGPDMRIIRIRMDLQDGNLYRSILVTSNDKSPTVISSALEKHNQDPKQTSRYELIQLLPEAKELAIPATGNVFYAMSSSSVDFLLRRKGGSAPPGSQPISTETSATFPRIKAKGRRLVRTLF from the exons ATGCTCCCCCGTAACATGCGAACAGGTGGCTGCGACCTGCCGGGGGTGGAGTCGACCGACGTGCCTCTCATTGGCTACCGGCCCCTGCAGCCCGACAGCGAGGGCAACCGATCACAATCACGGAGGGGGAGCGGCGTCGACGAATGGGAAGCTTCACAG GCGGAGCCCTCGCCAATGAAGACCACCTGGTACTGTCCCCTGGAACTG TCCActgtggtggaggagcaggatgaCGGAGTGATCTACACGGTGGTGGTCAAGCAGCAGCACGGGGCCCCCACCAGTCCGGCG TCGGCGTCTCGCTCCCAGTGTGTGAAAGCAGGGACGGAGGAGAAGCTggtgctccacctcctccactcctTTTCCACGGGGGACTCCTCCTTCATCACCATCTTCCTCTCCACCTATCGGTCGTTCACCTCCACGGGCCGGGTGCTGGACATCCTCACTGACAG ATTGGAGAATCCGCCCGGGGGCGACGAGAGGAGCCGGATGAGACAATCTTTCAACCG AGCGGTGTGCACGGTGTTCAGCACGTGGCTCTCCGAGTACCCCGAGGACTTTGAGAGCTTGGAGGAGCCCTCCCGCCTGCTGCGCCTCGCCCCCCTGCTGCCCCGGGACTCCTCGTCGGCAGCCGAGCTCAGCGCGCGCGTCCTCGCGATCGCCGAGGCGCTCAGCGAGAAAGGCCCGCTCCGGGAGGCCCGCAAAG ATCCCTCCGGTCTCGCCGGCCCTCCTCCGGACGCCTCCAGGTTTGAGCCCACCAGCGTCCTGGGGTTCCCCGCGGCGACCATCGCAGAGCAGCTCACCAAAATAGAGACC GAGCTGTTTGTCCGGCTGGTGCCGTACCACTGCCTCGGCTCGCTGTGGTCTCAGAGGGAcaagaaagggagggagggcgtgTGTTGGTCCGTCCGGGCCACCATACGTCAGTTCAACAAGCTGGCCAACGCGGTCCTG GAATTTGAGGTTTTAGCTCAAATCCGGCTCCTGCAGTCTTCCTGCAAGAACTGCGTTTTCACCGCCGACGAGGCCTTCGCGCGGTGGTACCAGAGCGTGCCGTCGCTGACGGAGGCggagag CTACAGGCTGTCCAATGAGATTGAGGCGCCCGGCGAGCCCAGCCCCCGCGGC TTACCCCCGTCGGTCGTCATCACGCAGTGCCCGGA CCTGAGTACCTCTCGGAGCAGCCTGACCGGCGACAGCGACAGCCTCTTTGACTTCCCCTCCCCCGTCAATAATCTACTCTCCAAACTCACAAAG CACATGAAGTCTCCGTCCGTGTCCTGCCTGGACGTGGACacgtccccctcctccaccaacGAGTCCACCCCCGCCGCGCTGACCCCGTCCGCGCCCGCCAAGTCGCACCGCCGCTCCGTCTCCTGCGGCAACAACCCCCCCAACAACATCCAAGGGTCGGGGCCCGACATGCGCATCATCCGGATACGGATGGACCTGCAGGACGGGAACTTGTACCGGAGCATTCTG gtcaCGAGCAACGACAAGTCCCCCACCGTGATCAGCTCGGCCTTAGAAAAGCACAACCAGGACCCCAAACAGACGTCCAGATACGAGCTGATCCAGCTTCTGCCGGAAGCAAAAG AGCTGGCGATCCCGGCTACAGGAAACGTCTTCTACGCCATGTCGTCGTCCAGCGTGGACTTCCTGTTGCGGAGGAAAGGCGGGAGCGCTCCCCCGGGCTCGCAGCCAATCAGCACGGAGACGAGCGCCACGTTTCCTCGAATCAAGGCCAAGGGAAGGAGACTGGTCAGGACACTATTTTGA
- the dnase2 gene encoding LOW QUALITY PROTEIN: deoxyribonuclease-2-alpha (The sequence of the model RefSeq protein was modified relative to this genomic sequence to represent the inferred CDS: deleted 1 base in 1 codon), producing MEEKRMQPQMLLIVSLLILCVPPGGDTSPITCYNDHGEAVDWFYVYKLPKDPDPQAPHRGLSYLLLERGSEGWTNGTGSVNDTAGALGRTVGQLYSRGQNADVAYVLYNDQSPAGGADRKGRGHTKGVVLLDGKQGFWLVHSTPHFPAVRGEGRYYYPDSGVNNGQSFICVTYPLQRFQAVGEQLQINQPNVYDCHVPESLASAVPSLAAVCGKRRPRGRVPPPTETASNRSVTLTSKGGTEFISFAKGASFDRDLYHSWVAPSLGSDLLVQFWVRSSGVLPSDCSLGWKVLDVTLLNPGSTFTFKTSQDHSKWAVSPGAAGPAGGGGWVCVGDINRNEAEERRGGGTVCLRDPAVWKAYRSAALECESCGGETGQC from the exons ATGGAGGAGAAACGCATGCAGCCGCAG ATGCTTCTGATCGTCTCCCTGCTGATCCTCTGTgtgccaccagggggcgacaccTCGCCCATCACCTGCTACAACGACCACGGAGAGGCTGTGGATTG GTTCTACGTGTACAAGCTGCCTAAAGATCCTGACCCGCAAGCTCCCCATCGGGGTTTGAGCTACTTGCTGCTGGAAAGGGGGAGCGAGGGATGGACCAACGGGACGGGGTCAGTGAACGACACGGCGGGCGCTCTGGGCAGGACGGTGGGACAGCTGTACTCGCGGGGACAG aacGCCGACGTCGCGTACGTCCTTTACAACGACCAgagtccagcagggggcgccgacAGGAAGGGGCGGGGCCACACCAAAG GCGTCGTCCTGCTGGACGGGAAGCAAGGCTTCTGGTTGGTGCACAGCACGCCTCACTTCCCCGCCGTGCGAGGGGAGGGACGCTACTACTACCCCGACAGCGGCGTGAACAACGGCCAGAGCTTCATCTGCGTCACCTACCCGCTGCAGCGCTTCCAGGCCGTCG GGGAGCAGCTTCAGATCAACCAGCCCAACGTGTACGACTGCCACGTCCCCGAGTCCTTGGCCTCCGCGGTGCCCTCGCTGGCTGCCGTCTGCGGCAAACGGCGGCCCCGGGgtcgcgtcccc ccccccaccgagacGGCGTCCAACCGCAGCGTGACTCTGACCTCCAAGGGCGGCACCGAGTTCATCAGCTTCGCCAAAGGGGCCTCTTTCGACCGCG ACCTGTACCACTCCTGGGTGGCCCCCAGCCTGGGGTCGGACCTCCTGGTCCAGTTCTGGGTCCGCTCGTCGGGCGTCCTCCCCTCGGACTGCTCGCTGGGCTGGAAGGTGCTGGACGTGACGCTCCTCAACCCGGGCTCCACGTTCACCTTCAAGACCAGCCAGGACCACTCCAAGTGGGCCGTGAGCCCCGGGGCGGCCGGCCCCgccggggggggcggctggGTGTGCGTGGGGGACATCAACCGCAACGAGGCGGAGGAGCGGCGCGGCGGGGGCACGGTGTGCCTGCGGGACCCGGCCGTGTGGAAGGCGTACCGGTCGGCGGCGCTGGAGTGCGAGTCGTGCGGAGGGGAAACGGGGCAGTGCTGA
- the LOC119197948 gene encoding G-protein-signaling modulator 1, with protein sequence MAEEGLLERLLITDARRGAASAEAAPKGEAEHAGGDESEGEAAGEKMCSEVQRGAEKPREDDRTGEAVVKMKEEEEEEEEEEEEDDNNAGHGEMMRLKSKPEEATDAVTEDGKAAQKDPAVQVKRLNSSQQPPEGTNREKDPKKAHRLTPDFPEALYELLCTLQEGRRLNDQRCSFQLEGGMRRRRCHSEPNTSKPANRVVFSSMTSLQKEEFFDLLATSQARRLDDQRSQLEKSQPAKPKSRGFRGSIKQLSFARRPPPAPAPVPVPKEDLYNMILTTQAQGRLEDQRCRAPGPMDDEDFFSLLLRVQGGRMDEQRTELPCMLQT encoded by the exons ATGGCCGAAGAGGGTCTGCTGGAGCGCCTCCTCATCACCGACGCCCGCCGGGGGGCCGCGAGCGCCGAGGCGGCTCCGAAAGGGGAAGCGGAACACGCGGGAGGGGACGAGAGCGAAGGCGAGGCGGCGGGCGAGAAAATGTGTTCAGAAGTGCAGAGAGGCGCGGAAAAACCACGAGAGGACGACCGGACGGGGGAGGCtgttgtgaaaatgaaagaagaggaggaagaagaagaagaagaagaagaggaggacgacaacAACGCAGGGCATGGTGAGATGATGAGGCTCAAGAGTAAACCTGAGGAAGCCACTGACGCAGTCACAGAGGATGGAAAGGCCGCTCAAAAAGACCCTGCAGTGCAGGTGAAGAGGTTAAATTCCTCCCAGCAACCACCCGAAGGGACAAACCGAGAGAAGGATCCTAAAAAG GCTCACCGGTTAACTCCTGACTTCCCGGAGGCCCTGTACGAGCTGCTCTGCACCCTCCAGGAGGGGAGACGGCTCAACGACCAGCGCTGCTCCTTCCAGCTGGAGGGCGGGATGAGGCGGAGGAGGTGCCACTCGGAGCCCAACACCTCCAAGCCGGccaacagag TTGTGTTCTCCTCCATGACTTCGCTGCAGAAAGAGGAGTTTTTCGACCTGCTGGCCACGTCTCAGGCTCGCCGGCTCGACGACCAGAGGTCGCAGCTCGAAAAGTCTCAGCCGGCCAAGCCGAAATCCCGGGGCTTCAGGGGCAGCATAAAGCAACTGTCTTTTGCGAGGAGGCCCCCGCCGGCCCCGGCCCCCGTGCCCGTGCCCAAAGAAGACCTGTACAATATGATTCTCACGACGCAA GCCCAGGGCCGCCTGGAGGATCAGCGCTGCAGGGCACCCGGCCCCATGGACGATGAGGACTTCTTCTCCCTGCTCCTGAGGGTCCAGGGGGGCCGCATGGACGAGCAGAGGACAGAACTGCCATGCATGCTGCAAACCTGA